The Peptococcaceae bacterium 1198_IL3148 genome window below encodes:
- the metK gene encoding methionine adenosyltransferase, with protein sequence MARMLFTSESVTEGHPDKVADQISDAILDDILSKDPQARVACETFVTTGLVMVGGEITTDCYVDIPKIVRKTVLEIGYTRAKFGFDGDTCAVLTAIDEQSPDIAQGVDQALEVRSQSDGDRELDLTGAGDQGMMFGYATNETPELMPMPISLAHKMAQKLAEVRKSEELDYLRPDGKTQVTVEYEDGKPVRIDTVVVSTQHHPEVDHQTISTDIINKVILPVLPKELVDDKIRYLINPTGKFVVGGPHGDTGLTGRKIIVDTYGGYARHGGGAFSGKDPTKVDRSAAYAARYVAKNIVAAGLAERCEIQLAYAIGVARPVSIMVDTFGTGKVSEDKLVELINKHFDLRPAAIIRDLNLRQPIYRQVAAYGHFGRPDLKLPWERTDKAEALKAEAL encoded by the coding sequence TTGGCAAGAATGCTTTTTACTTCGGAATCAGTTACTGAGGGTCACCCAGATAAAGTGGCCGACCAAATTTCCGATGCTATTTTGGACGATATTCTCTCCAAAGATCCCCAGGCCAGAGTGGCATGCGAGACCTTTGTTACCACCGGTTTAGTGATGGTGGGTGGAGAGATTACCACTGACTGTTATGTGGACATCCCTAAGATTGTAAGAAAAACTGTTTTAGAGATTGGCTATACCCGGGCTAAATTTGGCTTTGACGGCGATACCTGTGCGGTGTTAACTGCCATTGACGAGCAATCCCCTGATATTGCCCAAGGGGTTGACCAAGCCCTAGAGGTGCGGAGTCAATCCGATGGGGATCGGGAACTGGACTTAACCGGTGCCGGGGATCAAGGCATGATGTTTGGCTATGCCACCAACGAAACCCCAGAACTGATGCCAATGCCCATTTCCTTAGCGCACAAAATGGCACAAAAATTGGCGGAAGTTCGCAAGAGTGAAGAGTTGGACTACCTGCGCCCCGATGGCAAAACCCAGGTGACCGTTGAATATGAGGACGGCAAGCCGGTGCGCATTGATACCGTGGTGGTTTCCACCCAACATCACCCAGAAGTTGACCACCAAACCATCAGCACAGATATTATCAATAAAGTAATTTTACCGGTACTACCTAAAGAACTGGTGGATGATAAAATTAGATACCTGATTAATCCCACCGGCAAGTTCGTTGTGGGTGGTCCCCACGGAGATACCGGCTTAACCGGCCGTAAAATTATTGTGGACACCTACGGTGGTTACGCCAGACATGGTGGTGGTGCCTTCTCCGGCAAAGATCCCACCAAGGTGGACCGCTCGGCAGCCTATGCCGCCCGGTATGTGGCTAAAAACATTGTGGCCGCCGGCCTGGCAGAACGTTGTGAAATTCAACTGGCCTACGCCATTGGGGTGGCCCGTCCGGTATCTATTATGGTGGATACCTTTGGCACCGGCAAAGTGTCCGAGGACAAACTGGTGGAATTGATCAACAAGCATTTCGATCTGAGACCAGCCGCCATCATCCGGGACCTAAACCTACGGCAACCCATTTACCGCCAAGTGGCTGCCTACGGTCACTTCGGCCGCCCAGATTTAAAACTGCCCTGGGAACGCACCGACAAAGCAGAAGCCCTTAAAGCAGAAGCACTGTAA
- a CDS encoding YlmC/YmxH family sporulation protein: MYKVTDLTKRDIVNIKDGSKLGAVTDMHFDLNTGRITALVVAQSRKMGLLRAGKDIVIPWDRIVKFGVHTVLVDID; the protein is encoded by the coding sequence ATGTATAAGGTCACCGATTTGACGAAACGGGATATCGTTAACATAAAGGATGGCTCAAAACTGGGGGCGGTCACCGACATGCACTTCGATTTAAACACTGGCAGAATTACCGCCTTGGTTGTGGCCCAGTCCCGCAAAATGGGCCTGTTAAGGGCCGGTAAAGACATTGTCATCCCGTGGGATCGCATTGTTAAATTTGGGGTGCACACCGTTTTGGTGGATATCGATTAG
- the murJ gene encoding murein biosynthesis integral membrane protein MurJ: MSTGKIIARAAIVILVINLTSKILGFFRDMVIAYQFGATGATDAYLVAYTIPYVLMNILALALSTVVVPVFSEYESQGRRDEAWKLFSTVTNLTALAFAVLVAMGLLGTPWLVKIIGPGLAPEVAALTEELTRIMLPLLVFNGVSTLFNGLLNANNIFAVPALSTVIANTTVIVSTLTLGNVMGIQGVAIGTVLGVLFAALFQLPSLWRSGFKYRFSFDWRDPGVQKVMSLMLPVTLGVSINQIYIVIDRMLASGLAEGSISALNYANKLILLPLGLFVMAIGTAFYPTLTKQAVDPKAGDMATTLQRAFRAVVMLSIPAGVGLMVLRYPIVQLLFERGEFDAHATAMTAYALLLFSIGLVGQSANVILTRGFYALQDTRTPVKLTLITVVINLIFSLLLIGKLQHGGLALANSIAALTNTLMLSWFLSRRVKKLWDRQMVRFGIQVLAASGLMAVVAHYVNGFAAAIFAGYGTIGLAIQVALAISAGILAYILAAIGLRIDETKLIFTYGKKFLVKLKRA, encoded by the coding sequence TTGTCTACAGGAAAAATTATTGCCAGAGCCGCTATTGTTATTTTGGTGATTAACCTAACCTCGAAAATCTTGGGTTTTTTTCGGGATATGGTGATCGCCTATCAATTTGGCGCCACCGGTGCCACTGATGCTTATTTAGTTGCTTACACCATTCCCTACGTGTTGATGAATATTTTGGCGCTGGCGCTATCCACCGTGGTGGTGCCGGTTTTCAGCGAATATGAATCCCAGGGCAGACGGGATGAGGCCTGGAAGCTATTTTCCACCGTTACCAATTTGACCGCCTTGGCTTTCGCTGTGTTGGTGGCCATGGGCCTGTTGGGGACGCCCTGGTTGGTTAAAATAATTGGCCCGGGTTTGGCCCCGGAAGTGGCTGCTTTAACCGAAGAATTGACCCGGATTATGTTGCCGTTGCTGGTGTTTAACGGTGTGTCCACACTGTTTAACGGGTTGCTAAATGCCAACAACATTTTTGCCGTTCCGGCCCTCAGCACTGTCATTGCCAATACCACTGTCATTGTGTCCACTTTGACGTTGGGTAACGTGATGGGTATTCAAGGGGTGGCCATTGGTACGGTGTTGGGTGTGCTCTTTGCCGCGCTGTTTCAACTGCCATCACTTTGGCGGTCCGGCTTTAAATATCGGTTTAGTTTTGATTGGCGGGACCCGGGAGTACAAAAGGTAATGTCGCTAATGTTACCGGTGACCTTAGGGGTGTCCATCAACCAAATTTATATTGTCATTGACCGCATGTTGGCTTCGGGTTTGGCCGAAGGCAGTATATCGGCATTAAACTATGCCAATAAGTTAATTTTATTGCCACTGGGCTTGTTTGTGATGGCCATTGGCACCGCCTTTTACCCCACTTTGACCAAACAGGCGGTGGATCCCAAGGCTGGGGATATGGCCACCACGTTGCAACGGGCCTTTAGGGCGGTGGTGATGTTGTCCATTCCGGCCGGGGTGGGTTTAATGGTGTTGCGCTACCCCATTGTGCAACTGCTATTTGAGCGGGGGGAATTTGATGCCCACGCCACCGCAATGACTGCCTATGCGCTGCTGTTATTTAGCATTGGTTTGGTGGGTCAGTCGGCCAATGTAATTTTAACCAGGGGCTTTTACGCTTTGCAGGATACCCGCACTCCGGTGAAACTGACTTTGATCACCGTGGTGATTAACTTAATCTTTAGCCTGCTATTAATTGGCAAACTACAACACGGTGGTTTAGCGCTGGCCAACTCCATTGCCGCTTTAACCAACACGCTGATGTTGTCGTGGTTTTTGTCCCGCCGGGTGAAAAAGCTTTGGGATCGGCAAATGGTGCGCTTTGGTATCCAAGTGTTGGCCGCCTCTGGCCTAATGGCGGTGGTGGCCCACTACGTCAACGGATTTGCCGCGGCCATCTTTGCCGGCTATGGCACCATTGGTTTAGCCATCCAAGTGGCGCTGGCCATATCCGCCGGTATTTTGGCCTACATTTTAGCCGCCATCGGGCTGCGCATTGACGAAACCAAGTTAATATTTACCTACGGCAAAAAGTTTTTAGTGAAACTAAAACGAGCGTAA